A genomic window from Rhizobium sp. 007 includes:
- a CDS encoding MaoC family dehydratase, with translation MRMAELYTIGEKAAIGGYTFTEERIIHFATRFDPQRFHVDKEAARKTLFGNLCASGWHTCAAWMRTFLDYWEKETARLAREGVAPPKLGPSPGFQKLQWLRPVFVDETVSYSVTLLASRPLTSRPGWFLNSTLNEGVNQDGAPVIRFEGSVLEFE, from the coding sequence ATGAGGATGGCGGAGCTTTATACGATCGGCGAAAAGGCCGCGATCGGCGGCTATACCTTTACCGAGGAGCGGATCATCCATTTCGCCACGCGCTTCGATCCGCAGCGCTTCCATGTTGATAAGGAAGCAGCCAGGAAGACGCTCTTCGGCAATCTCTGCGCCTCGGGCTGGCATACATGCGCCGCCTGGATGCGAACTTTCCTGGATTACTGGGAAAAGGAAACCGCGCGACTTGCCAGGGAGGGCGTCGCCCCGCCGAAGCTCGGCCCTTCGCCCGGCTTCCAGAAGTTGCAATGGCTGCGTCCGGTCTTCGTCGACGAGACGGTCAGCTATTCGGTGACCTTGCTTGCCAGCCGGCCTCTCACATCGCGGCCGGGCTGGTTCCTCAATTCGACCCTCAACGAAGGCGTCAACCAAGACGGCGCGCCTGTCATCCGCTTCGAGGGCAGCGTGCTCGAATTCGAGTAA
- a CDS encoding adenine phosphoribosyltransferase, with translation MNNIASELAVSIRSIPDYPKPGIIFRDITTLLGNPRAFRRAVDELVQPYAGLKIDKIAGMEARGFILGGAVAHQLSAGFVPIRKKGKLPHDTVRIAYSLEYGVDEMEMHRDAVQPGEKVILVDDLIATGGTAVGATKLLRQMGAEVVGACFVIDLPDLGGRRKLDELGVNVHTLVEFAGH, from the coding sequence ATGAACAATATTGCCTCGGAGCTTGCGGTTAGCATCCGCTCCATCCCGGACTATCCAAAGCCCGGCATTATCTTTCGCGACATCACGACGCTGCTCGGCAATCCGCGGGCGTTTCGCCGCGCTGTGGATGAACTGGTGCAGCCCTATGCGGGCCTGAAGATCGACAAGATCGCCGGCATGGAAGCGCGCGGCTTCATTCTCGGCGGCGCCGTGGCGCATCAGCTTTCGGCCGGCTTTGTGCCAATCCGCAAGAAGGGCAAGCTGCCGCATGATACCGTGCGGATCGCCTACAGCCTGGAATATGGCGTCGACGAGATGGAGATGCACCGGGATGCGGTTCAGCCGGGCGAGAAGGTCATTCTCGTGGACGATCTGATTGCAACCGGAGGGACGGCCGTCGGCGCGACGAAGCTACTTCGCCAGATGGGTGCGGAAGTCGTCGGTGCGTGCTTCGTCATCGATCTGCCGGATCTCGGCGGCCGCAGGAAGCTCGATGAGCTCGGGGTGAATGTCCACACGCTGGTCGAATTCGCCGGGCACTGA
- the clpS gene encoding ATP-dependent Clp protease adapter ClpS has product MSDNDVAIKPKTKVKLKLDKPKLYKVLLFNDDYTPREFVVMILKAVFRMSEETGYRVMMTAHKMGSSVVVVCAKDIAETKVKEAMDYAKEAGFPLMFTAEPEE; this is encoded by the coding sequence ATGAGTGACAACGACGTTGCCATAAAGCCGAAAACGAAGGTCAAGCTGAAGCTGGATAAGCCCAAGCTCTACAAGGTTCTTCTTTTCAACGACGACTATACGCCACGCGAGTTCGTCGTCATGATCCTCAAAGCCGTTTTCCGTATGAGCGAGGAGACGGGATACCGGGTGATGATGACGGCGCATAAAATGGGCTCCAGCGTGGTCGTCGTCTGCGCCAAGGACATTGCCGAGACCAAGGTCAAGGAGGCGATGGACTATGCCAAGGAGGCAGGCTTCCCGCTGATGTTTACGGCAGAACCCGAAGAATAG
- a CDS encoding ABC transporter substrate-binding protein, whose product MKKLLLLAFLTLPCAAPAQSQTVNFTTEEYAPFNYRDGKVIKGATVEQVEKVMADIGVDYTMEMLPWARAYSLAQSQPMTCVFATAHNALRDPLFKWIEPLLVDRNILITRKGSGVVANDLEASKKYTVGTQREDYTEMVLRQKGFTKLDIATDFNATLRKLLGGRIDMMPISELYFEKLKADQPVEVVTMLSSQPMGIACHKDFPSDLQVRMQTALDKLITDGTQKEIFLKYGLHLGN is encoded by the coding sequence ATGAAAAAGCTCCTGCTTCTTGCTTTTCTGACGCTTCCTTGTGCAGCGCCGGCACAGTCGCAGACCGTCAATTTCACGACTGAAGAATACGCGCCTTTCAACTATCGCGACGGGAAGGTGATCAAGGGCGCGACCGTCGAACAAGTCGAAAAGGTCATGGCCGATATCGGCGTCGACTATACCATGGAGATGCTGCCCTGGGCGCGAGCCTACAGCCTCGCGCAATCACAGCCCATGACCTGCGTTTTTGCCACGGCACACAATGCCCTGCGCGATCCCCTCTTCAAATGGATTGAGCCGCTGCTCGTCGATCGCAATATCTTGATCACACGGAAGGGATCGGGCGTCGTTGCGAATGACCTCGAGGCGTCCAAGAAATATACCGTCGGCACGCAGCGCGAAGATTATACTGAGATGGTGTTGAGGCAAAAGGGCTTTACCAAGCTCGATATCGCCACCGACTTCAATGCCACGCTTCGCAAGCTTCTCGGCGGCCGTATCGACATGATGCCCATTTCAGAGCTTTACTTCGAAAAGCTGAAGGCGGATCAGCCGGTGGAGGTGGTCACCATGCTCTCCTCACAGCCGATGGGTATCGCCTGTCACAAGGATTTTCCATCCGATCTTCAGGTGCGGATGCAGACCGCCCTCGACAAGCTGATCACCGACGGCACCCAGAAAGAGATTTTCCTGAAGTATGGGCTGCATCTCGGCAATTAG
- the petA gene encoding ubiquinol-cytochrome c reductase iron-sulfur subunit produces MSEHETTSEASREPTRRDFLYLTTGMAGAVGAAAVAWPFIDQMRPDASTLALASIEVDVSSLGPGMSLTAKWRGKPVFIRNRTPEEVKAADEVPLSDLKDPIARNENLPAEAQATGVDRSAGKDKENWIVMIGSCTHLGCVPLGQAGEYNGWFCPCHGSVYDTAGRIRKGPAPTNLPIPTYSFVSDTVIKIG; encoded by the coding sequence GTGAGCGAACACGAAACGACAAGCGAGGCTTCACGGGAGCCCACGCGCCGTGATTTCCTTTATCTCACCACTGGTATGGCAGGCGCCGTCGGCGCTGCGGCGGTCGCTTGGCCGTTCATCGATCAGATGCGTCCGGATGCGTCCACGCTCGCTCTTGCTTCCATCGAAGTCGACGTATCGAGCCTTGGGCCGGGCATGTCGCTGACCGCCAAGTGGCGCGGCAAGCCGGTGTTCATCCGCAACCGTACGCCCGAGGAAGTGAAGGCCGCCGACGAGGTTCCGCTTTCGGATCTCAAGGATCCGATCGCACGCAACGAGAACCTTCCGGCCGAAGCGCAGGCAACCGGTGTCGACCGCTCTGCCGGCAAGGACAAGGAAAACTGGATCGTCATGATCGGTTCGTGCACCCATCTCGGTTGCGTGCCGCTCGGACAGGCCGGCGAATACAACGGTTGGTTCTGTCCCTGCCATGGGTCGGTCTACGACACGGCCGGCCGCATCCGTAAAGGTCCGGCGCCGACGAACCTGCCGATTCCGACCTATTCGTTCGTTTCCGATACAGTGATCAAGATCGGTTGA
- the ychF gene encoding redox-regulated ATPase YchF, whose translation MGFKCGIVGLPNVGKSTLFNALTKTAAAQAANYPFCTIEPNTGEVAVPDPRMQKLASIASSKEIIPTRISFVDIAGLVRGASKGEGLGNKFLANIREVDAVVHVLRCFEDDDITHVEGRINPVSDAETIETELMLADLESLERRVEQTRKRAASKDKDSLTQLPVMEAVIKLLNEGKPARLLLKTLGADEIEVLKGLNLLTSHPVLYVCNVAEAEAATGNEHTEAVAEMAKAQGAECVIISAAIESEVAQLPEEESKEFLSALGLEEAGLDRLIRAGYHLLDLITYFTVGPKETRAWTIVRGTKAPAAAGVIHTDFERGFIRAFTIGYNDYIALGGETGAKDAGKARDEGKEYVVQDGDVIHFRFNT comes from the coding sequence ATGGGCTTCAAATGCGGTATCGTCGGTCTGCCGAATGTCGGCAAGTCGACACTCTTCAACGCGCTCACCAAGACGGCAGCGGCGCAGGCGGCGAACTATCCCTTCTGTACCATCGAGCCGAACACCGGCGAAGTCGCCGTTCCAGATCCACGGATGCAGAAGCTCGCCTCGATCGCCAGCTCGAAGGAAATCATCCCAACCCGCATTTCCTTCGTCGATATCGCCGGTCTGGTGCGCGGCGCGTCCAAGGGCGAAGGCCTCGGCAACAAGTTCCTCGCCAACATCCGCGAAGTTGATGCCGTCGTGCATGTGCTGCGCTGCTTCGAGGATGACGACATCACCCATGTCGAAGGCCGCATCAATCCGGTCAGCGACGCCGAAACCATCGAAACCGAGCTGATGCTTGCCGACCTTGAAAGTCTCGAGCGCCGTGTCGAGCAAACCCGCAAACGCGCCGCCTCCAAGGACAAGGATTCGCTGACCCAGCTTCCCGTCATGGAAGCGGTGATCAAGCTCCTCAACGAAGGCAAGCCGGCTCGTCTATTGCTGAAGACGCTCGGCGCCGACGAAATCGAAGTCCTGAAGGGCCTGAACCTTCTGACTTCCCATCCGGTGCTCTACGTCTGCAACGTCGCGGAAGCCGAGGCAGCAACAGGCAACGAACATACCGAGGCTGTTGCCGAGATGGCGAAAGCCCAAGGCGCCGAATGCGTGATCATCTCGGCCGCGATCGAGTCCGAAGTGGCTCAACTGCCGGAAGAAGAAAGCAAGGAATTCCTCTCCGCACTTGGTCTCGAAGAAGCCGGCCTCGACCGCCTAATCCGTGCGGGCTATCACCTGCTCGACTTGATCACCTATTTCACCGTCGGCCCCAAAGAGACCCGCGCTTGGACGATCGTGCGCGGCACCAAGGCACCGGCCGCTGCCGGCGTCATCCACACGGATTTCGAACGCGGCTTCATCCGTGCCTTCACTATCGGCTATAACGACTACATCGCGCTGGGCGGCGAAACCGGTGCCAAGGACGCGGGCAAAGCCCGGGACGAAGGCAAGGAATACGTGGTTCAGGACGGCGACGTAATCCACTTCCGCTTCAATACCTGA
- a CDS encoding GNAT family N-acetyltransferase, with the protein MPKRDIMIKPAGPGDLQALLELYRHLNPDDPAIDPAWASDRFSTILAQPGMTIFVALAADMPVASATLIITPNLTRNGASYALVENVITHADHRRKGYAGALIRHACATAWAENCYKVMLLTGSKNPATLRFYENCGFMRDKTGYQIRRPG; encoded by the coding sequence ATGCCGAAGCGAGATATCATGATCAAGCCCGCCGGGCCCGGCGACTTACAGGCGCTTCTCGAGCTCTATCGCCACCTCAATCCCGATGATCCAGCGATCGATCCCGCCTGGGCAAGCGACCGCTTCTCAACCATCCTCGCCCAACCGGGCATGACCATATTTGTCGCGCTGGCCGCCGATATGCCTGTTGCATCCGCTACGCTGATCATCACACCCAATCTCACGCGAAACGGTGCTTCATACGCTCTGGTCGAGAATGTCATCACGCACGCCGATCACCGCAGGAAGGGTTATGCCGGCGCGTTGATCCGTCATGCCTGCGCAACGGCCTGGGCGGAGAATTGCTATAAAGTGATGCTCCTTACCGGTTCAAAGAACCCCGCGACGCTGCGTTTCTACGAAAACTGCGGCTTCATGCGGGATAAGACCGGCTATCAGATCAGGCGCCCCGGCTGA
- the pth gene encoding aminoacyl-tRNA hydrolase: protein MLIIAGLGNPGSKYAGNRHNIGFMAADAIHRRHGFSPWSKKFKAEISEGELGGEKVLLIKPQTYMNLSGEAVGEAMRFYKLQPSDLVAIYDELDLPPGKARLKIGGGNGGHNGIRSLDAHCGKDYRRLRLGIGHPGVKELVQHHVLGDFAKADQVWLQPLLETLADNADMLVRKEDSQLMNKLALAVGGKAEEDKPKPEKKPAAQSHIHQARNHAQPKLPATGPMAEMLKKMFGNKGE, encoded by the coding sequence ATGCTGATCATCGCGGGTCTCGGCAATCCCGGGAGCAAATATGCCGGAAACCGTCACAATATCGGCTTCATGGCAGCCGACGCCATCCACCGGCGCCACGGCTTTTCCCCCTGGTCCAAGAAGTTCAAGGCGGAAATTTCGGAAGGCGAGCTTGGTGGCGAAAAGGTGCTGCTGATCAAGCCGCAAACCTACATGAACCTCTCCGGCGAAGCCGTCGGCGAAGCCATGCGTTTCTACAAGCTGCAGCCTTCCGATCTCGTCGCCATCTATGACGAGCTCGACCTGCCGCCCGGCAAGGCCCGGCTGAAGATCGGCGGCGGCAATGGCGGCCATAACGGAATCAGGTCGCTCGACGCCCATTGCGGCAAGGATTACCGGCGCCTGCGCCTCGGCATCGGTCACCCTGGCGTCAAGGAACTTGTGCAGCACCACGTCCTCGGCGATTTCGCCAAGGCCGACCAGGTCTGGCTGCAGCCGCTCCTGGAAACGCTTGCCGACAATGCCGACATGCTGGTGCGCAAGGAGGATTCGCAGCTGATGAACAAGCTGGCGCTCGCCGTCGGCGGCAAGGCGGAGGAGGACAAGCCGAAGCCCGAAAAGAAGCCGGCAGCGCAATCCCACATCCATCAGGCGCGAAATCACGCGCAGCCTAAGCTGCCTGCGACCGGCCCTATGGCCGAAATGCTGAAGAAGATGTTCGGCAACAAGGGCGAGTAA
- a CDS encoding MaoC family dehydratase, giving the protein MKLVFEDFEPGRSFALGPIAVTAQEIIEFATEFDPQPMHMDEMAGRASILGGLAASGWHTSALFMRMMAYGFLLNSHSQGAPGIDVMEWRKPVLAGDTLSGRSTVLESRTMRSRPGIGIARFKHEVQNQHGDLVCYCENWIMFSMRYTAETNP; this is encoded by the coding sequence ATGAAGCTAGTTTTTGAAGACTTCGAGCCGGGCCGCAGCTTTGCGCTAGGCCCGATCGCCGTGACGGCGCAGGAAATCATTGAGTTCGCAACCGAATTCGACCCGCAGCCGATGCATATGGACGAGATGGCCGGACGCGCCAGCATCCTTGGTGGGCTCGCGGCTTCCGGCTGGCATACTTCCGCGCTCTTCATGCGCATGATGGCCTATGGTTTTCTGCTGAATTCACATTCCCAGGGCGCACCCGGCATCGACGTGATGGAATGGAGGAAGCCCGTGCTTGCCGGCGACACGCTGTCCGGGCGTTCGACGGTGCTGGAGTCGCGCACCATGCGCTCGCGGCCGGGGATCGGCATCGCCCGCTTCAAGCATGAGGTCCAAAATCAGCACGGCGATCTGGTCTGCTATTGCGAAAACTGGATCATGTTCAGCATGCGCTACACAGCGGAGACAAACCCATGA
- a CDS encoding cytochrome c1, protein MKKLVASILPLAVAAILGTAAFAQEATHGEGAAPAEHEEGATPHYPLKHPREQDWSFAGPFGHYDKGQLQRGLKVYAEVCSACHSMSLVPFRMLGELGYSEAQVKAFAANYEVQDGPDSAGEMFTRKAIPSDYFPSPYANAQAAAAANNGAEPPDFSLIAKARGITRGFPQFVFDIFTQYQEGGPDYIYSLLTGYEEPPAGFQVPEGAHYNPYFNAAAAFAMPKPLSDDQVTYDDGTPQTVDQYSKDVSAFLMWAAEPHLEERKSTGFMVIVFLLIFSGLIFLTKRSVYANKEH, encoded by the coding sequence ATGAAAAAGCTTGTTGCAAGCATTCTGCCGCTCGCAGTCGCAGCTATCCTCGGAACTGCTGCATTCGCTCAGGAAGCGACGCACGGCGAGGGCGCTGCTCCGGCCGAGCACGAGGAAGGCGCCACGCCGCACTATCCGCTGAAGCACCCGCGGGAGCAGGACTGGAGCTTCGCCGGCCCGTTCGGCCATTATGACAAGGGCCAGCTGCAGCGCGGCCTGAAGGTCTATGCGGAAGTCTGTTCCGCCTGCCACTCGATGAGCCTCGTTCCCTTCCGCATGCTCGGCGAACTCGGCTACTCCGAGGCGCAGGTCAAGGCTTTTGCCGCGAACTACGAAGTTCAAGATGGCCCGGATTCTGCGGGTGAGATGTTCACACGCAAGGCTATCCCTTCGGATTATTTCCCGTCGCCATACGCCAACGCCCAGGCCGCTGCCGCCGCGAACAATGGCGCGGAGCCGCCGGACTTTTCGCTGATCGCGAAGGCCCGCGGGATAACCCGCGGCTTCCCGCAGTTCGTCTTCGATATCTTCACGCAGTATCAGGAAGGCGGGCCGGACTATATCTACTCGCTGCTGACCGGCTATGAAGAGCCGCCGGCGGGTTTCCAGGTTCCAGAGGGCGCGCATTACAACCCTTACTTCAACGCTGCCGCGGCCTTCGCGATGCCGAAGCCGCTCTCCGACGATCAGGTGACCTATGACGACGGCACGCCGCAGACCGTCGATCAGTACTCCAAGGATGTCTCCGCCTTCCTGATGTGGGCCGCAGAGCCGCACCTCGAAGAGCGCAAGAGCACCGGCTTCATGGTCATCGTGTTCCTGCTGATCTTCTCGGGTCTCATCTTCCTGACGAAGCGCTCGGTCTATGCCAACAAGGAGCACTGA
- a CDS encoding cytochrome b N-terminal domain-containing protein: MSGHSSYEPSTGLEKWIDARLPLPRMVYDSFVAYPVPRNLNYAYTFGAMLSVMLVVQILTGVVLAMHYAAETSVAFNAVEKIMRDVNHGWLLRYMHANGASFFFVAVYLHIARGLYYGSYKAPREILWILGVLIYLLMMATGFMGYVLPWGQMSFWGATVITGFFSAFPLVGEWVQQFLLGGFAVENPTLNRFFSLHYLLPFIIAGVVVLHIWALHVTGQTNPTGVEVKTKTDTVHFTPYATLKDALGVSIFLLVYAYFIFYMPNFLGHPDNYIPADPLKTPAHIVPEWYFLPFYAMLRSITFNIGPIDSKLGGVLVMFGAIIVLFFLPWLDTSKVRSAVYRPWYKMFYWLFVIDAIILGWLGSQPAEGAFVLISQICTLLYFAFFLVAMPVLGLVETPRRIPNSITEAVLEKRNQQTATVKA; encoded by the coding sequence ATGAGTGGCCATTCCAGCTACGAGCCATCAACCGGCCTCGAGAAGTGGATCGATGCGCGCCTGCCGCTGCCGCGCATGGTCTACGACAGCTTCGTTGCATATCCGGTTCCGCGTAACCTGAACTATGCCTATACCTTCGGCGCCATGCTTTCGGTCATGCTGGTCGTGCAGATCCTGACCGGCGTTGTGCTTGCCATGCATTATGCTGCCGAAACCTCGGTCGCCTTCAATGCCGTCGAAAAGATCATGCGCGACGTCAACCACGGCTGGCTTCTGCGCTATATGCATGCCAACGGCGCCTCCTTCTTCTTCGTCGCGGTCTACCTGCACATTGCCCGCGGCCTTTACTACGGCTCCTACAAGGCGCCGCGCGAAATCCTCTGGATCCTCGGCGTTCTCATCTATCTGCTGATGATGGCGACCGGCTTCATGGGCTACGTTCTGCCCTGGGGCCAGATGTCCTTCTGGGGCGCGACCGTCATCACCGGCTTCTTCTCGGCCTTCCCGCTGGTCGGCGAATGGGTGCAGCAGTTTCTGCTCGGCGGTTTTGCCGTTGAAAACCCGACGCTCAACCGCTTTTTCTCGCTGCACTACCTGCTGCCCTTCATCATCGCAGGCGTTGTCGTCTTGCATATCTGGGCGCTGCACGTGACCGGCCAGACGAACCCGACCGGCGTCGAGGTCAAGACCAAGACGGACACCGTCCACTTCACGCCCTATGCAACCCTCAAGGACGCACTCGGCGTTTCGATCTTCCTGCTGGTCTACGCCTACTTCATCTTCTACATGCCGAATTTCCTCGGCCATCCGGACAATTATATCCCGGCTGACCCGCTGAAGACGCCGGCGCACATCGTTCCGGAATGGTACTTCCTGCCGTTCTACGCGATGCTGCGCTCGATCACCTTCAACATCGGTCCGATCGATTCCAAGCTCGGCGGCGTCCTTGTGATGTTCGGCGCGATCATCGTGCTGTTCTTCCTGCCATGGCTCGACACGTCGAAGGTCCGCTCTGCGGTCTACCGCCCCTGGTACAAGATGTTCTACTGGCTGTTCGTGATCGACGCGATCATCCTCGGCTGGCTCGGTTCCCAGCCGGCGGAAGGTGCCTTCGTCCTGATCTCGCAGATCTGCACGCTGCTTTACTTTGCTTTCTTCCTGGTCGCCATGCCAGTGCTTGGTCTCGTCGAGACGCCGCGCCGCATTCCAAACTCGATCACCGAAGCCGTACTGGAAAAGCGCAATCAACAAACAGCTACGGTCAAGGCATAA
- a CDS encoding EAL domain-containing protein, which translates to MNNSVENRFFAIVCGALLIFVAPLFVLFLFLSSERADKEIRDHISVLLVANSQALAKPLWDLDEDSVTQISATMVSQGAIVKVEVRDQSSQLNVTQSTIPKSFDGELVQVSRAIIYNTVDGPKNLGSIAVYYPKLGLFSGLKHEEVVFISIFIFAVLTVFGTALIGNRLFVIQPLMRLIAAIEATRQLGSRHHVDWQSSDEIGRLARSFNEMQTKLESEEKELKLAHRLATDIYNLTPAMLFSLDNEDRIIAVSDYWLVATGYGRAEVIGRRFSELVTSDTRDAFQNRKEGFENGAALDVTVKFLCAGGRIMDVLILESKTATGPNQLSLSVMTDVTALKASEDRNHRQAITDHLTGLLNRQGFETALDGKIAEADAAGQELACLFIDLDRFKWINDNMGHAEGDRALRELVERLNKHLAPSDQAARLGGDEFAILLPAKDGEKRARAMCEQIATVFEAPFGPDLHLSASIGIAIYPRHASNAAELLQKSDMAMYSKKRDGKNGAQIFDNSMLDSARTRAEIESHIENGLAEDWFDAYLQPIVGLDDHRIAGFEALLRLNHPQKGLMPPAGIIHVAEETAKIVRVGNVIMEKAIGHLANISRIPGMQDTYLAINFSPLQFEVTLPSRLAGLVGRHGIRPDRIVVEITEAVLMHDNPQIRMVLTELRRFGCRIALDDFGTGYSSLSYLNRFPVDIIKVDQSFTRSINDTNDDVRHKSRMLIEGITTLSHKMDCTVIAEGIETEEECRTLHQMGLDYGQGYLFHRPQNASKLIEDLTAVVNEVAQAS; encoded by the coding sequence ATGAACAATTCCGTTGAGAACAGATTTTTTGCGATTGTTTGCGGGGCGCTTCTCATATTTGTCGCTCCGCTTTTTGTATTGTTTCTCTTCCTTTCCTCCGAGCGCGCCGACAAGGAAATACGCGACCACATCTCCGTTCTTCTGGTTGCCAATTCCCAGGCGCTTGCAAAGCCGCTCTGGGATCTGGACGAAGACAGCGTAACGCAGATCAGCGCCACGATGGTTTCGCAGGGCGCGATCGTGAAGGTCGAGGTTCGCGATCAATCCAGTCAGCTCAACGTGACGCAATCGACCATCCCGAAATCCTTTGATGGCGAGCTCGTTCAGGTTTCCCGCGCAATCATCTACAACACGGTCGACGGTCCGAAGAACCTTGGCAGCATCGCGGTCTATTATCCGAAGCTTGGCCTCTTCTCCGGCCTGAAGCATGAAGAAGTCGTTTTCATATCGATCTTCATCTTCGCCGTGCTCACCGTCTTCGGCACCGCACTGATCGGCAACCGCCTCTTCGTCATCCAGCCACTCATGCGGCTTATCGCGGCCATAGAGGCCACCCGTCAGCTTGGATCGCGCCATCACGTCGATTGGCAGTCAAGCGATGAGATCGGCCGCCTTGCCCGCAGCTTCAACGAGATGCAAACGAAGCTGGAGAGCGAGGAGAAGGAACTGAAGCTCGCCCACCGCCTCGCAACCGATATCTATAACCTCACGCCCGCCATGCTCTTCTCGCTGGACAACGAGGATCGCATCATAGCGGTCAGCGACTATTGGCTGGTCGCAACGGGCTACGGCAGGGCGGAGGTGATCGGACGCAGATTTTCCGAACTCGTGACGTCCGATACCCGCGACGCGTTCCAAAACCGCAAGGAAGGTTTCGAGAACGGCGCGGCACTGGACGTAACCGTGAAGTTCCTCTGCGCAGGCGGCCGCATCATGGACGTGCTGATCCTGGAATCCAAGACAGCCACCGGACCAAACCAGCTCTCGCTGTCGGTCATGACCGACGTGACCGCACTGAAGGCCTCGGAAGACCGCAACCACCGCCAGGCGATCACCGACCATCTCACCGGCCTGCTGAACCGCCAAGGCTTCGAGACCGCCCTCGACGGCAAGATCGCCGAAGCCGACGCCGCTGGCCAGGAGCTTGCCTGCCTCTTCATCGATCTCGACCGCTTCAAGTGGATCAACGACAATATGGGCCATGCCGAAGGCGATCGCGCACTGCGCGAGCTCGTCGAGCGGCTCAACAAGCATCTCGCGCCCTCCGATCAGGCAGCGCGCCTTGGCGGTGACGAATTCGCTATTCTGCTTCCGGCCAAGGACGGCGAGAAGCGCGCCAGGGCGATGTGCGAGCAGATTGCCACCGTCTTCGAGGCGCCTTTCGGCCCCGACCTGCATCTGAGCGCCAGCATCGGCATCGCCATCTATCCGCGCCATGCGTCGAATGCAGCCGAACTGCTGCAGAAGTCGGATATGGCGATGTATTCGAAGAAGCGTGACGGCAAGAATGGCGCGCAGATATTCGACAACAGCATGCTGGACAGTGCAAGGACGCGCGCCGAGATCGAAAGCCACATCGAAAATGGCCTCGCCGAGGATTGGTTCGACGCCTATCTGCAGCCGATCGTTGGCCTTGACGATCACCGCATCGCCGGCTTCGAAGCGCTTCTGCGCCTCAATCACCCCCAGAAGGGCCTGATGCCGCCGGCTGGCATCATCCACGTCGCCGAGGAGACCGCCAAGATCGTCCGCGTCGGCAACGTCATCATGGAAAAGGCGATCGGGCATCTGGCGAATATCTCCCGGATCCCGGGCATGCAGGATACCTATCTCGCGATCAATTTCTCGCCGCTGCAGTTCGAAGTCACCCTGCCCTCCCGCCTCGCCGGGCTCGTCGGGCGGCACGGCATCCGTCCGGATCGAATTGTCGTCGAAATCACCGAAGCCGTTCTGATGCACGACAATCCGCAAATACGCATGGTGCTGACCGAACTGCGCCGTTTCGGCTGCCGCATCGCCCTTGACGATTTCGGCACCGGCTACTCGTCGCTGAGCTATCTCAACCGCTTCCCGGTCGACATCATTAAGGTCGACCAATCCTTCACCCGGTCGATCAACGACACGAATGATGACGTCCGCCACAAGAGCCGGATGCTCATCGAAGGCATCACCACGCTCTCGCACAAGATGGACTGCACCGTCATCGCGGAAGGCATCGAAACCGAAGAAGAATGCCGCACCCTACACCAGATGGGGCTTGACTACGGTCAGGGCTACCTCTTCCATCGTCCGCAGAATGCCTCGAAATTGATCGAGGACCTCACAGCCGTGGTAAACGAGGTCGCCCAAGCCTCGTGA